Part of the Zingiber officinale cultivar Zhangliang chromosome 6A, Zo_v1.1, whole genome shotgun sequence genome, GTTGCAACTTGAAGTGACTTACATGGATATTGAAGTCATAGTGGGCAGAAGTTGGCAGCAGCTTCCTTAGTTCAAATACCTAAAGTAAACAGATGAAGTGAATATATTAACGTATGTTAATCAGCAGAGATGCAAAAAAAGAAGTCCATCATTTGAAACAGAGAGACACAACACAGAGGGAAAAAAGCACATTTATTTGTGCATGAGAAGATATCCAATGTGATGAAGTTTTTACCTCCCCTGGAGTTTCTAGAAGTGGCTGCTTCGCTGTTGAACCAATGATTTGCTCTGGATGATAGTTTTCTAGGCTAGCATGTCTATTGGGAAGAATTTTAGTGCAGCATTAAGAtttgaataaagaaaaaaaacggTTAGAAATGATAACTGATGTGTTGTTTATGTAGGAAAATAAAACACTAAATGAACTGATATACAATTAAACATATATGCCAATGAATGATTATTCACATCTATGAAGAGTTTTCAACAGTCAAACATAACATCGATACGAGAAAGAATCTTTAGGATAAACAATGTCTACTTCAATAGGGACAAAGAACAACCTACGCTCAAAGATTACAACTGTAGCTGCCATGTCAGACTCCAATGTGTGTTCCACGTTTGGAGGTAGATAGACATATGAATCAACCTACATTAAAACAATATGTTATATCTGCACAGTCTCATAAATACAAGGCAAAGAAAATGTAACTTAAACTGTTTTACAACTAGATCAGCAATGCCAAATTACTTCCTAACTAGCACCTGCCAGACTATTCAGCTATCAATTTGTAAAGCAAGCTCTGAGCCTTAAACCTTAGGCTAGCAATGCCTGCATATCTTGAtcaaaatatgatattttttcaaATGAAAGATCAATCCGACAACACAAGACCACTACCATTTTATGTGCCAAGGAAGTCTTGATTGAGATATTTTTGTAAGAAAAATTATCAAACTCAGACCATCGACCAGCAGAAAGCTTCAGGTCACTGAACCATGGAAAAGTGATTAAACATTCAAACTGCATGTCAATTTGGGCTTTGATCAGGCCTAGTTCTTTGGTCAGACCGACCTAGATCAATCAAATGTACCACATATCtatctaaaaataatttaaaattatttatcttcacCATTCTCAGTCATATCTTATACatgataaaatatttttggctATATTTTGTCATTTCTAAATGAAAATACATGTTCTTTATTTTACGGGCATGAGGAAGATGGTTaaggtttaattttaaattaaaaggtCGCCCCGCCATAGTTTCTATTGTGAATTTTAGTAGTTATGAAAGGTATCTTAAATTTTGTGAAATTTATGAATCGTTACAAAAATCCATTAGTTCTTTATTTTAAGGGCATGGGAGAGATGTttaggttttatttttaaatctcaaAGATCAAATCACCCATTTTTTATTGAGAATTTTAGGAAGCATATCTTAAGCGTTtatgaattaataaaaaattattaagagTTGAAAGTTGACCAAGTCACCTGGATTGATCCAGGTTTTTGTTTTCCCACAATTTCTAAGACTTAGCAAACAGGGTAGGTTGCTGGTTCCCAGGTTTTCCAGTTGGGTCAGCCAGCCAAGTCCAATTTTGATAACTATGCTTATAAGGATCATCAATGCAcaaattttatgtttttaaacACTCCATATAACATGCGATAGAGTATAACCAATCATCCTGACAATCTCTTCCCTACTTATGGTTATAATTGTTACCTAATTACCCTTTTCAAGTTTTAGAACAAAATCTAATAGTGAAAGTACTGTTTTCCCTTGCTTatcttggaaaacttccaaggtACATAAAATATAGTTTTTGTTCTCTTACTTAGCAGGACAGTGTAGTTCATGAGCATTGAAGCCTAATCCCAAAGGTAGAGAGATTTCAGATAAGCATCAAGAAATGAAAAATAGCTCTGCCTGCTAGCTATTAGATTCTTACAGGTAAGAGATCAAGACTTATTTCTCTAAAATCAGGTAAAATCTGTGCAATAAAAGTGACCAAATGAAACATTTGCTTTATACTTCAATTGTTTTTAGATGATGATACAAGCATTACATGTAAGAGTTCAGATTGGGCATCTTTTAGTATAAAGCATCAGATTTATGCAATATACAAAAAGAACTAGTGTTAGAAAATAGACATAGCAAAAAGGCCAAGTGAACTATCTAAATATCTTTAAGAAGTGTTGAGATGTAATCAAGTATAGATTAGATCTACAAAACTATCAACGTGAAGACTTAACTAAGACCACAGAAAGTTAGgttggaaaaataaaaaaaatagaaatcttaCAGGCAATTTATGATCAATTAGGGAACCATTTGAAAATGTCACACTACCCTCGATGACAAAGACAAACCTGAATGAATAAAGAACACAGTATGAGTAAAACATCATATTAGTATGTCTCAACTAAATAAAAAACAAAGATTATCCAaattatagaagaaaaaaaatacccAAGGAAGTACCCCTAAATATCCTAGAAGGCATGCAAATGGTTAACTCAACCTGGACAAAGATTGTCCATAGAGATTATATTACATTTGCTATCTAATTTTGTGAGACCATATAATCATTGCTACAGACAAACAGCCTTCTAGttaaatacaacaacaaccaagtcttatctcaCTAGACGGGGTCGGCTAGCCTTCTAGTTATATAAAagcttaaaataatattaatcctCTTGAAAATTTCAGCTTTGTTTGTGAGAGGCTAATGCTAACTTGAAGGCATTTTTAGTTCTAGCCTTTAATGCAAGAGATATGGACAATCACACTAGTGCTATcacatcaaagaaaaaaaatgataatggCATCAGTATGTAGGCAACATATATTACATGGAAGCAAGTTCAATTTTTTGtgtcaaaaagagctccaacacaAACAAATACTGAATCTCAGATACCTTTCAACATCTTTTGGGGGTAGCCCTGATCTTGAATTCTCTGCATGgagaatcagaaacaataagactCACATATATAGTATCATCAAAAATAATTCCTAGGATAAGAATGCATAATTTCAACAACGAAGAACATAATGCAGATACAACTAATAGCATGCAAGCCAAGTAACATCATATGATCAGCATGTGACAGTGCAGGTGGTGCACCAAGCCCATTATTGACCGTCTAACCTCCATATAGTTCATTTTTGCACTCACCACATGAATGCTAGCATTAACACAAAAGCAGAGTAAGTGGATTTCAAGTGCACAAGATGACATTTCGGAGTCTCAAACACTTGGCCTCTCAGGCTCCCATAATGTCCTAAATGCATTATCCACCTAGTAAGGTGTATTTTTGCATGGGCGGAACCATAGTTTATTGAATCTTTTCCATTTGTGTTTTCACCATTTTGCAAATCTCAGAAATAGTTTAGAGGAACATTAACAACTAGAAACTTGATCTAATATCAAATGTTACGACCCTACACATATAAGAATGAGAAACAAAATAGCTGAATTTAGTAAGTTTTATACTGATGGAACGCACTAGCACATAAGAAAGAACTAAGTTAACCAATCCAAGTAATAAAACATGTTGTGAAAACAGAATGAGTGATCCGGAGTTCAGTCTCAATAGATGCTATAATTTAGATTGCCAAAGAATTGGTCAACTGACAACCAACATTTTCttgattttattttacatttttaccTCGTTTTTAtgtttctacaagtgtttgggcTAAATAGGTTGAGCTGTTTGTACAGATGGCTGAACTGACACAACAATTGTTCATGATTAAAACCACGAATTAACCATCAAATACCGCAAATCAAAACCATTAGCATAAAAGCATTGCAAATAGAAAGGATAAGCGCTGGTTTTACTTCTGCTTGTTAACATTCAACTGGTTGCAATATAATAATATCAAGTGCTTAAGTTGTTACAAAAGGGCTTTGATTCATTTAGTACTTAATCTCACAAACCACAACCATCTAACAATGCTAACGAAAGATCATATCTTTATTTATACATTCTTAACATCAGCAATTTACACAGTTTGTGGAGTAAAGTTCTTTCAAAAAGGAATTATAAAGTTGAATCAGAGATTATTCAACCTACTCTTGTTGTCCAGATGCATCATCATGGATCCGGATGATTTATTCAGCTAGTGAATTGATAGCTCAATTTCCTTTATGCAAACAAGCTAAAAAGATCTGAATTGAACTTGGTAACATGTTGCAAATCTACTGAGTAGTTGTCACATGTATGTATTTCGGGTGAATAATGATCGCCATACCTTGCATCCTTGCCAAGAACATTGAAAAGTGTGACCCCATTGCTGGGGTAACCAAGTATGCTCCCAATGTATTCACcctttaaatattataaaaaagaaTTGGAAGACAAGGCAACTTCAATATCGGTTTTTCAGCCAAAAATCTAAAAAGAGCATAGTAGTTTACCAATTTGGTAGTGGACTGAACACATGGCTTTCTGGTGTTATGACAGCATGGTCTCTTTTGTACACACTCCTCGTAAAACCAGGCAAGTCTACCAAATAGCAAACGAGTCTTATAATTTGAGATTTTGAAATCAGTCTTTAAGAATATACTCGAGTCAAGCAGCAACAACATAAGTAATAAGGGAAGTGGCAATAAGGAGCGTGTCCGTAAATAAGCAATATGGGAAGTGACCACGATGGGCGTggataaaaaaacaaataaatttagaaaaaaaaaataatgggtCTAGCATTTGACAAAAAAACAAGAAACTAGCGAATGATAACGTTGAAGAACGAATCCTTTTTAACACGTAACGAGGACGAAGAATCGAAAGAAGATGTTCCATTCCTCATCGCGACTAAAATAAACAAATTTATGGAAACATCAAGAATGGCGCTTTTTGGGACTCCGGCCATACCTTGGAGATGATCGGGCGAAAGGGTAGGGTTTGTGGCTTTCCAGTAAAGTGGCTTCGTGGCTGAGTGAGTGACGATGGAAGGAGGAACCGAACAGAAGCCTTCCTGCCCAGCCGCCCATCGCACTGCGAAGACAAAGGATTAGATGAAAAGGGAGATGAAGGCGAGTGCTGCTCGACTTACCAGTGGAAAGCAAAACGAAGAAGAGAGAGTGAGCGGCGAGGAACGACATCGACGGCGCCCTCTGAAAAACACTCGGGTTCGTTTTCGACGGATCTCGGAGAATTATGATACGCTCTCAGCGTCGCCTTTTCCATAGGCGAAGTGGATTTATGACGATACCGTCCCAACTCacaataattctttatattttaCCAAAGTTCCcctaacttttaaaattattttaaaaaatatactatattttaattacaaatagAATGTTATTTTTAAAAACACAAATACTCTTTCTCCTGTTCtacattaaataaaaataaagtgGTGGGTGtgtttgaaataaatataattttatttgggTAAAATTCAAAAGTGTCAAAACGACCCTCCTGGTAAGAAAACAAATAGATGCCTTATTCATAAAGAAATgtctaaaataattaagtttaaagattTGTATTGGTATCTGTTAATTTCTATATAGATGATTGATGTGATGATAAATAGGGGCACtaaagagaaatgaaagtaggaaaAAATTATTAACGTGGAAGTTAAAGTTAAAATAGTCAAAAACTTAGGACCATAGATTAGGTGAGGTTGGTCGAATAGACCTCCAAGGGCGGTCAGACGTAACCATCCAAACGATCATCCCTTCGAAAAACTTGTGACTGTGGTTAAGAGACAAATAGTAAAGTCCCAGCCCATCGTCCCTGTCAATCGGATGGTATGTCCGGTCTGACAAAAGATAACCCTCTGACAACAAGAAAATCGAGTGAAGGAAAGGTCAATAACTCTGTTCAATACGATCGAGCTTGAACGTCCCTACCAAGCGGTCTCCGATCAGCCTTTAGTGGGATCCATTTATATATCCCATCGTACTCTTTTGGAAGTTTTTGTCACTAACAACAAAGTATGTCCAGCATGCAAACCGTACTTTAGAAGACTCCAGTCTATCACATCAGATATTTGTGTGCTCGTTTAAGGAAACGTGTTAGAGatactttttgacttgtcttttcctgAGACGTTTTAGAAAATATGCATGTGTTTTGAGATGTGTTCACAGAcgctacagtgacactataaaagggggtttctaTCTACAGACGAAGGTATGCAACACTTTATTATCTGCATGCTCTTAGCTACTGTTTATTTCTACTATTATTCTCCACTGAGCTgaggactgacttgagcgtcggagggtcaacacTTGAAACCCCTTCCTGACCCGGTACTAATGCTCCTGGCTTTGCTGGACAACGAGGAGTCTACTTCCAGTCAAACGTAAAGCCACGTTCCTAGCCTACCATCTTCTTCGCTTTCAAACAGAATCATATTTGGTGTCATCTGTAGGAACTTCTACTACATCCGAAACGAAAAGATGGAAGATGTTGAATGACTCATCACTGTGACGCTAACCCAGGAAGATTTGGAGATGCTAATAAATGCTCAAGATGCAAAAATGGtgcaacaacaacaagagacAACAACCGACTGTCGAGCGTAAAACGACCCAACCATGTCACCGACTGGTCAACGAGCTGACCAAAGAACCCTAATGAAAGACCTCGTCAACCACAAGCAGAACCACAAGCCAACTGGCGCCTTCCAGGAAGCACCGAACACGTCAATCCCATATCATTGGACGTCGATCCCATATCACGACTGAGCTGAAAGGACACAACGATCATCTTCTGAGAGCGCGCCCACCCAAGATGTGTGAAAAGGTCAAGCATCCCGACTCGATGactcacccgagcggatcaacaaGCAGTTCGAACTCCTAGGAAATCCTCGACAATTAGTTACCACCTCATTATAGGCCTCTAACGATTAGCGAGTATATGGGTCGACTAACCCTAAGGACCATCTAATTAAATTTGACAACATGGCTATGCTACACCAATATACCGACGAAGTCAAGTGCTGAGTATTCCTCGCCAAACACTCTTTGGATCGGCGCAAAGGTGCTCCAAACGCTTGTCGATCGGGTCAATTTGTAGCTTCAAAGAGCTCCGAACGGCTTTCGTTCAGTATTTTGTTAGCAGTCGCCACTACCAAAAGAAGAATATGAGCCT contains:
- the LOC121996680 gene encoding (S)-ureidoglycine aminohydrolase-like; amino-acid sequence: MSFLAAHSLFFVLLSTVRWAAGQEGFCSVPPSIVTHSATKPLYWKATNPTLSPDHLQDLPGFTRSVYKRDHAVITPESHVFSPLPNWVNTLGAYLVTPAMGSHFSMFLARMQENSRSGLPPKDVERFVFVIEGSVTFSNGSLIDHKLPVDSYVYLPPNVEHTLESDMAATVVIFERRHASLENYHPEQIIGSTAKQPLLETPGEVFELRKLLPTSAHYDFNIHIMDFQPGEYLNVKEVHYNQHGLLLLEGQGIYRLGDNWYPVQAGDVIWMAPFVPQWYAALGNSRSRYLIYKDVNRDPL